In Daphnia pulex isolate KAP4 chromosome 7, ASM2113471v1, one genomic interval encodes:
- the LOC124197215 gene encoding GTPase-activating Rap/Ran-GAP domain-like protein 3 isoform X16, which translates to MKLSSILFRDRNRSQTTTSNTDNPSAVGFCPPKRDRSKSLCVPHAMPLIRVETCREDGLPAGLPANVQDLLRKRRTSMAVSSSSDLVSRRGAFSRRHYGSVELLPQTETESGGDAMKCRRFRLENGEGVGDRDEVYNSPTTPVLENPEYQTRWYFKYFLGKLHQIYVGTDSEKQPFFISVVLTDSNNQGAPQYKAILWKKTGAQKIYLPHTPGRPLNVKQILSNFQNMDRLEKSPKEVVSPELQKSLLLLEEQEGSVNFKFGVLYAKAGQGSDDEMFSNERGSKEFERFLTILGNKIRLKGWDKYRGGLDVKGDMTGAYSVHTIYEGHEIMFHVSTLLPYSKDNKQQLERKRHIGNDIVNIVFLDGTPEEMAAFSPNCIKSQFTHIFALVTYLPGEDAYRFHIYSEESVPLFGPSLPSPPIFPKVPDFREFLLVKLINGEKAAFNTPIFSQKRERTLDMLIRDMYAEVMTEHRGSLQRRALSEVLPEGGRSSRRREEARQVEFVRVGQALKLDTIVKGDAPTSLANTGLFRRSPWEPQCFYPDFHYEIICGDSWSDNRLILATESGVFVVEEGGTCRMIFDKSVQIKQLTVVEAHGILLVRTDRGRDSRMHVFRLSSFESDACGSEPAAFSRQHMKDQRLERTKGTHLYAVSRLGGSHLRMAVAVGKKILLLQWRHSAAWTAWCPTSDTDTVEGFQYLREFQVSESPLVLTLIDSGNCYSAGGQGENQICVGYRHQFDLINERTSETKRFYNVEGKWAHLVAAIDVYEDEEPELLLCFNNTCHFQKLDETNASSEHDFHWNSVPESIVCAFPYILAFTADSIEVRLVINGNLIQAMVMPRLSLITSKSDVFFATTAPEFFSLRGTRMDHKDSSPPSSPHSSPDGKPFRLYRIQLNNLGAGTAGNCAATPVSTTPIPARNLNRRDDVSASPPPASRGGMSRMARLNSRKDLRIRLEQQGGGGGPGSNPGSPGTSSNSSRGGAGSGTGFSRSCTASPTPGTTSPNAPSSPRSSSSGSPKTRPTQVNTGLGSRKLSLMAEELEG; encoded by the exons TTCGTCATCGTCGGATCTGGTCTCTCGGCGAGGAGCATTCAGCCGGCGTCATTACGGATCAGTGGAACTG CTGCCGCAAACGGAAACGGAGAGCGGAGGAGATGCGATGAAGTGCCGCAGATTTCGACTGGAGAACGGCGAAGGAGTCGGCGACAGAGATGAA gtctACAATTCACCGACCACGCCCGTCCTGGAGAATCCGGAATACCAAACGCGTTGGTATTTCAAATACTTTCTCGGCAAAT TGCACCAGATTTACGTGGGCACCGACAGCGAGAAACAGCCGTTCTTCATCTCTGTCGTCTTGACGGATTCCAACAATCAGGGCGCTCCGCAGTACAAAGCCATCCTGTGGAAGAAAACG GGAGCCCAGAAAATTTATCTTCCGCACACTCCCGGTCGGCCGTTAAATGTCAAACAGATTCTCAG CAATTTCCAAAATATGGACAGACTGGAGAAGAGCCCCAAAGAGGTCGTGTCTCCTGAACTTCAAAAG AGTCTACTCTTGTTAGAAGAGCAAGAAGGATCAGTCAACTTTAAATTCGGCGTCCTCTACGCCAAAGCCGGCCAAGGATCCGACGACGAAATGTTCAGCAATG agcgcGGCAGCAAAGAGTTTGAGCGGTTCCTGACGATCCTGGGCAACAAGATCCGTCTCAAAGGATGGGACAAGTATCGCGGTGGCCTCGACgtcaaag GGGATATGACGGGAGCCTACAGTGTCCACACAATCTACGAAGGGCACGAGATCATGTTTCACGTCTCGACTCTGCTGCCCTACTCCAAGGATAACAAGCAACAA TTGGAAAGGAAGAGACACATTGGTAATGATATCGTCAACATTGTCTTCCTTGACGGAACGCCGGAAGAGATGGCCGCCTTCTCTCCCAACTGCATCAAATCTCAATTCACAC aTATCTTCGCTTTGGTCACGTATTTACCCGGAGAGGACGCGTATCGGTTCCACATTTATTCGGAAGAGTCGGTGCCACTTTTCGGTCCGTCGCTTCCGTCTCCTCCCATCTTCCCCAAAGTGCCCGACTTTCGAGAGTTCCTGCTAGTCAAAC TCATTAATGGCGAGAAGGCAGCTTTCAACACGCCCATCTTCTCACAGAAACGTGAACGGACTCTGGACATGCTCATTAGAGACATGTACGCCGAGGTCATGACGGAACATCGCGGG AGTTTGCAGAGAAGAGCTTTGAGCGAAGTGCTGCCGGAAGGTGGAAGGAGTTCCCGCCGTAGGGAAGAAGCTCGCCAGGTGGAATTCGTTCGGGTCGGCCAAGCCCTGAAACTGGACACAATTGTCAAAGGCGACGCTCCGACGAGTCTGGCTAATACCGGACTATTTCGACGCTCG CCTTGGGAGCCGCAGTGCTTTTATCCGGATTTCCACTACGAAATCATTTGCGGTGACTCGTGGTCCGATAATCGCCTCATCCTGGCCACCGAATCGGGCGTCTTTGTTGTCGAAG AGGGCGGAACATGTCGGATGATTTTCGACAAGTCGGTCCAGATCAAACAGCTGACGGTGGTCGAGGCTCACGGCATCCTTTTGGTGCGGACCGACAGAGGGCGAGACAGCCGGATGCACGTCTTCCGTTTGTCCAGCTTCGAGTCGGACGCCTGCGGCTCGGAGCCGGCCGCTTTCAGCCGGCAACACATGAAGGATCAGCGACTGGAACGAACCAAAGGAACTCATCTCTACGCCGTTTCCAGACTGGGCGGATCTCATCTCCGGATG GCTGTCGCTGTAGGCAAAAAGATCCTTTTACTACAATGGCGTCATTCGGCTGCCTGGACGGCCTGGTGTCCGACCAGTGACACTGACACGGTCGAAGGCTTCCAGTATTTAAGA GAATTCCAGGTGAGCGAATCTCCGCTGGTTTTGACGTTGATTGATTCAGGCAATTGCTACTCGGCCGGCGGCCAAGGAGAGAATCAGATTTGCGTCGGCTATCGACACCAGTTCGATTTGATCAACGAGCGGACCAGCGAGACCAAGAGGTTCTACAACGTCGAAGGCAAATGGGCCCATCTGGTGGCGGCTATCGACGTCTACGAGGACGAAGAACCCGAATTGCTTCTCTGTTTCAata ATACGtgccattttcaaaagttggaTGAGACCAACGCTTCGAGCGAACACGATTTCCACTGGAATTCCGTGCCGGAAAGTATAG TCTGCGCGTTCCCGTACATTTTGGCCTTTACGGCCGACTCGATTGAAGTGCGGCTGGTCATCAATGGCAACCTGATCCAGGCCATGGTCATGCCACGCCTGTCGCTCATTACCTCCAAGAGTGACGTCTTTTTCGCCACAACGGCCCCCGAATTCTTCAGCCTGCGAGGTACACGCATGGATCACAAGGATTCGTCTCCGCCTTCGTCGCCTCACT CTTCGCCGGATGGCAAACCGTTCCGTCTCTATCGGATCCAGTTGAACAATCTCGGGGCTGGAACGGCCGGCAATTGCGCCGCGACGCCCGTGTCCACCACTCCGATTCCGGCTAGAAATCTCAATCGAAG gGATGATGTGTCGGCGTCGCCACCTCCGGCCAGTCGAGGTGGAATGTCGCGAATGGCCCGGCTCAACAGCCGCAAAGATTTGCGCATCCGGCTGGAGCAGCAAGGCGGTGGCGGAGGTCCAGGCAGTAATCCAGGAAGCCCCGGCACCAGTTCCAACAGTTCCCGAGGCGGAGCTGGAAGTGGGACGGGATTCAGCCGGAGCTGTACGGCGTCCCCGACGCCCGGCACGACGTCGCCCAACGCCCCGTCGTCGCCGCGCTCGTCGTCTTCCGGTTCGCCGAAAACGCGGCCGACCCAGGTCAACACTGGACTCGGCAGCCGCAAATTGAGCCTGATGGCCGAGGAGCTGGAAG GCTAA
- the LOC124197215 gene encoding GTPase-activating Rap/Ran-GAP domain-like protein 3 isoform X15 produces the protein MKLSSILFRDRNRSQTTTSNTDNPSAVGFCPPKRDRSKSLCVPHAMPLIRVETCREDGLPAGLPANVQDLLRKRRTSMAVSSSSDLVSRRGAFSRRHYGSVELLPQTETESGGDAMKCRRFRLENGEGVGDRDEVYNSPTTPVLENPEYQTRWYFKYFLGKLHQIYVGTDSEKQPFFISVVLTDSNNQGAPQYKAILWKKTGAQKIYLPHTPGRPLNVKQILSNFQNMDRLEKSPKEVVSPELQKSLLLLEEQEGSVNFKFGVLYAKAGQGSDDEMFSNERGSKEFERFLTILGNKIRLKGWDKYRGGLDVKGDMTGAYSVHTIYEGHEIMFHVSTLLPYSKDNKQQLERKRHIGNDIVNIVFLDGTPEEMAAFSPNCIKSQFTHIFALVTYLPGEDAYRFHIYSEESVPLFGPSLPSPPIFPKVPDFREFLLVKLINGEKAAFNTPIFSQKRERTLDMLIRDMYAEVMTEHRGSLQRRALSEVLPEGGRSSRRREEARQVEFVRVGQALKLDTIVKGDAPTSLANTGLFRRSPWEPQCFYPDFHYEIICGDSWSDNRLILATESGVFVVEEGGTCRMIFDKSVQIKQLTVVEAHGILLVRTDRGRDSRMHVFRLSSFESDACGSEPAAFSRQHMKDQRLERTKGTHLYAVSRLGGSHLRMAVAVGKKILLLQWRHSAAWTAWCPTSDTDTVEGFQYLREFQVSESPLVLTLIDSGNCYSAGGQGENQICVGYRHQFDLINERTSETKRFYNVEGKWAHLVAAIDVYEDEEPELLLCFNNTCHFQKLDETNASSEHDFHWNSVPESIVCAFPYILAFTADSIEVRLVINGNLIQAMVMPRLSLITSKSDVFFATTAPEFFSLRGTRMDHKDSSPPSSPHSSPDGKPFRLYRIQLNNLGAGTAGNCAATPVSTTPIPARNLNRRYLMDDVSASPPPASRGGMSRMARLNSRKDLRIRLEQQGGGGGPGSNPGSPGTSSNSSRGGAGSGTGFSRSCTASPTPGTTSPNAPSSPRSSSSGSPKTRPTQVNTGLGSRKLSLMAEELEG, from the exons TTCGTCATCGTCGGATCTGGTCTCTCGGCGAGGAGCATTCAGCCGGCGTCATTACGGATCAGTGGAACTG CTGCCGCAAACGGAAACGGAGAGCGGAGGAGATGCGATGAAGTGCCGCAGATTTCGACTGGAGAACGGCGAAGGAGTCGGCGACAGAGATGAA gtctACAATTCACCGACCACGCCCGTCCTGGAGAATCCGGAATACCAAACGCGTTGGTATTTCAAATACTTTCTCGGCAAAT TGCACCAGATTTACGTGGGCACCGACAGCGAGAAACAGCCGTTCTTCATCTCTGTCGTCTTGACGGATTCCAACAATCAGGGCGCTCCGCAGTACAAAGCCATCCTGTGGAAGAAAACG GGAGCCCAGAAAATTTATCTTCCGCACACTCCCGGTCGGCCGTTAAATGTCAAACAGATTCTCAG CAATTTCCAAAATATGGACAGACTGGAGAAGAGCCCCAAAGAGGTCGTGTCTCCTGAACTTCAAAAG AGTCTACTCTTGTTAGAAGAGCAAGAAGGATCAGTCAACTTTAAATTCGGCGTCCTCTACGCCAAAGCCGGCCAAGGATCCGACGACGAAATGTTCAGCAATG agcgcGGCAGCAAAGAGTTTGAGCGGTTCCTGACGATCCTGGGCAACAAGATCCGTCTCAAAGGATGGGACAAGTATCGCGGTGGCCTCGACgtcaaag GGGATATGACGGGAGCCTACAGTGTCCACACAATCTACGAAGGGCACGAGATCATGTTTCACGTCTCGACTCTGCTGCCCTACTCCAAGGATAACAAGCAACAA TTGGAAAGGAAGAGACACATTGGTAATGATATCGTCAACATTGTCTTCCTTGACGGAACGCCGGAAGAGATGGCCGCCTTCTCTCCCAACTGCATCAAATCTCAATTCACAC aTATCTTCGCTTTGGTCACGTATTTACCCGGAGAGGACGCGTATCGGTTCCACATTTATTCGGAAGAGTCGGTGCCACTTTTCGGTCCGTCGCTTCCGTCTCCTCCCATCTTCCCCAAAGTGCCCGACTTTCGAGAGTTCCTGCTAGTCAAAC TCATTAATGGCGAGAAGGCAGCTTTCAACACGCCCATCTTCTCACAGAAACGTGAACGGACTCTGGACATGCTCATTAGAGACATGTACGCCGAGGTCATGACGGAACATCGCGGG AGTTTGCAGAGAAGAGCTTTGAGCGAAGTGCTGCCGGAAGGTGGAAGGAGTTCCCGCCGTAGGGAAGAAGCTCGCCAGGTGGAATTCGTTCGGGTCGGCCAAGCCCTGAAACTGGACACAATTGTCAAAGGCGACGCTCCGACGAGTCTGGCTAATACCGGACTATTTCGACGCTCG CCTTGGGAGCCGCAGTGCTTTTATCCGGATTTCCACTACGAAATCATTTGCGGTGACTCGTGGTCCGATAATCGCCTCATCCTGGCCACCGAATCGGGCGTCTTTGTTGTCGAAG AGGGCGGAACATGTCGGATGATTTTCGACAAGTCGGTCCAGATCAAACAGCTGACGGTGGTCGAGGCTCACGGCATCCTTTTGGTGCGGACCGACAGAGGGCGAGACAGCCGGATGCACGTCTTCCGTTTGTCCAGCTTCGAGTCGGACGCCTGCGGCTCGGAGCCGGCCGCTTTCAGCCGGCAACACATGAAGGATCAGCGACTGGAACGAACCAAAGGAACTCATCTCTACGCCGTTTCCAGACTGGGCGGATCTCATCTCCGGATG GCTGTCGCTGTAGGCAAAAAGATCCTTTTACTACAATGGCGTCATTCGGCTGCCTGGACGGCCTGGTGTCCGACCAGTGACACTGACACGGTCGAAGGCTTCCAGTATTTAAGA GAATTCCAGGTGAGCGAATCTCCGCTGGTTTTGACGTTGATTGATTCAGGCAATTGCTACTCGGCCGGCGGCCAAGGAGAGAATCAGATTTGCGTCGGCTATCGACACCAGTTCGATTTGATCAACGAGCGGACCAGCGAGACCAAGAGGTTCTACAACGTCGAAGGCAAATGGGCCCATCTGGTGGCGGCTATCGACGTCTACGAGGACGAAGAACCCGAATTGCTTCTCTGTTTCAata ATACGtgccattttcaaaagttggaTGAGACCAACGCTTCGAGCGAACACGATTTCCACTGGAATTCCGTGCCGGAAAGTATAG TCTGCGCGTTCCCGTACATTTTGGCCTTTACGGCCGACTCGATTGAAGTGCGGCTGGTCATCAATGGCAACCTGATCCAGGCCATGGTCATGCCACGCCTGTCGCTCATTACCTCCAAGAGTGACGTCTTTTTCGCCACAACGGCCCCCGAATTCTTCAGCCTGCGAGGTACACGCATGGATCACAAGGATTCGTCTCCGCCTTCGTCGCCTCACT CTTCGCCGGATGGCAAACCGTTCCGTCTCTATCGGATCCAGTTGAACAATCTCGGGGCTGGAACGGCCGGCAATTGCGCCGCGACGCCCGTGTCCACCACTCCGATTCCGGCTAGAAATCTCAATCGAAGGTACCTAAT gGATGATGTGTCGGCGTCGCCACCTCCGGCCAGTCGAGGTGGAATGTCGCGAATGGCCCGGCTCAACAGCCGCAAAGATTTGCGCATCCGGCTGGAGCAGCAAGGCGGTGGCGGAGGTCCAGGCAGTAATCCAGGAAGCCCCGGCACCAGTTCCAACAGTTCCCGAGGCGGAGCTGGAAGTGGGACGGGATTCAGCCGGAGCTGTACGGCGTCCCCGACGCCCGGCACGACGTCGCCCAACGCCCCGTCGTCGCCGCGCTCGTCGTCTTCCGGTTCGCCGAAAACGCGGCCGACCCAGGTCAACACTGGACTCGGCAGCCGCAAATTGAGCCTGATGGCCGAGGAGCTGGAAG GCTAA
- the LOC124197215 gene encoding GTPase-activating Rap/Ran-GAP domain-like protein 3 isoform X12 — MKLSSILFRDRNRSQTTTSNTDNPSAVGFCPPKRDRSKSLCVPHAMPLIRVETCREDGLPAGLPANVQDLLRKRRTSMAVSSSSDLVSRRGAFSRRHYGSVELLPQTETESGGDAMKCRRFRLENGEGVGDRDEVYNSPTTPVLENPEYQTRWYFKYFLGKLHQIYVGTDSEKQPFFISVVLTDSNNQGAPQYKAILWKKTGAQKIYLPHTPGRPLNVKQILSNFQNMDRLEKSPKEVVSPELQKSLLLLEEQEGSVNFKFGVLYAKAGQGSDDEMFSNERGSKEFERFLTILGNKIRLKGWDKYRGGLDVKGDMTGAYSVHTIYEGHEIMFHVSTLLPYSKDNKQQLERKRHIGNDIVNIVFLDGTPEEMAAFSPNCIKSQFTHIFALVTYLPGEDAYRFHIYSEESVPLFGPSLPSPPIFPKVPDFREFLLVKLINGEKAAFNTPIFSQKRERTLDMLIRDMYAEVMTEHRGSLQRRALSEVLPEGGRSSRRREEARQVEFVRVGQALKLDTIVKGDAPTSLANTGLFRRSPWEPQCFYPDFHYEIICGDSWSDNRLILATESGVFVVEEGGTCRMIFDKSVQIKQLTVVEAHGILLVRTDRGRDSRMHVFRLSSFESDACGSEPAAFSRQHMKDQRLERTKGTHLYAVSRLGGSHLRMAVAVGKKILLLQWRHSAAWTAWCPTSDTDTVEGFQYLREFQVSESPLVLTLIDSGNCYSAGGQGENQICVGYRHQFDLINERTSETKRFYNVEGKWAHLVAAIDVYEDEEPELLLCFNNTCHFQKLDETNASSEHDFHWNSVPESIVCAFPYILAFTADSIEVRLVINGNLIQAMVMPRLSLITSKSDVFFATTAPEFFSLRGTRMDHKDSSPPSSPHSSPDGKPFRLYRIQLNNLGAGTAGNCAATPVSTTPIPARNLNRRDDVSASPPPASRGGMSRMARLNSRKDLRIRLEQQGGGGGPGSNPGSPGTSSNSSRGGAGSGTGFSRSCTASPTPGTTSPNAPSSPRSSSSGSPKTRPTQVNTGLGSRKLSLMAEELEVFLIVPG; from the exons TTCGTCATCGTCGGATCTGGTCTCTCGGCGAGGAGCATTCAGCCGGCGTCATTACGGATCAGTGGAACTG CTGCCGCAAACGGAAACGGAGAGCGGAGGAGATGCGATGAAGTGCCGCAGATTTCGACTGGAGAACGGCGAAGGAGTCGGCGACAGAGATGAA gtctACAATTCACCGACCACGCCCGTCCTGGAGAATCCGGAATACCAAACGCGTTGGTATTTCAAATACTTTCTCGGCAAAT TGCACCAGATTTACGTGGGCACCGACAGCGAGAAACAGCCGTTCTTCATCTCTGTCGTCTTGACGGATTCCAACAATCAGGGCGCTCCGCAGTACAAAGCCATCCTGTGGAAGAAAACG GGAGCCCAGAAAATTTATCTTCCGCACACTCCCGGTCGGCCGTTAAATGTCAAACAGATTCTCAG CAATTTCCAAAATATGGACAGACTGGAGAAGAGCCCCAAAGAGGTCGTGTCTCCTGAACTTCAAAAG AGTCTACTCTTGTTAGAAGAGCAAGAAGGATCAGTCAACTTTAAATTCGGCGTCCTCTACGCCAAAGCCGGCCAAGGATCCGACGACGAAATGTTCAGCAATG agcgcGGCAGCAAAGAGTTTGAGCGGTTCCTGACGATCCTGGGCAACAAGATCCGTCTCAAAGGATGGGACAAGTATCGCGGTGGCCTCGACgtcaaag GGGATATGACGGGAGCCTACAGTGTCCACACAATCTACGAAGGGCACGAGATCATGTTTCACGTCTCGACTCTGCTGCCCTACTCCAAGGATAACAAGCAACAA TTGGAAAGGAAGAGACACATTGGTAATGATATCGTCAACATTGTCTTCCTTGACGGAACGCCGGAAGAGATGGCCGCCTTCTCTCCCAACTGCATCAAATCTCAATTCACAC aTATCTTCGCTTTGGTCACGTATTTACCCGGAGAGGACGCGTATCGGTTCCACATTTATTCGGAAGAGTCGGTGCCACTTTTCGGTCCGTCGCTTCCGTCTCCTCCCATCTTCCCCAAAGTGCCCGACTTTCGAGAGTTCCTGCTAGTCAAAC TCATTAATGGCGAGAAGGCAGCTTTCAACACGCCCATCTTCTCACAGAAACGTGAACGGACTCTGGACATGCTCATTAGAGACATGTACGCCGAGGTCATGACGGAACATCGCGGG AGTTTGCAGAGAAGAGCTTTGAGCGAAGTGCTGCCGGAAGGTGGAAGGAGTTCCCGCCGTAGGGAAGAAGCTCGCCAGGTGGAATTCGTTCGGGTCGGCCAAGCCCTGAAACTGGACACAATTGTCAAAGGCGACGCTCCGACGAGTCTGGCTAATACCGGACTATTTCGACGCTCG CCTTGGGAGCCGCAGTGCTTTTATCCGGATTTCCACTACGAAATCATTTGCGGTGACTCGTGGTCCGATAATCGCCTCATCCTGGCCACCGAATCGGGCGTCTTTGTTGTCGAAG AGGGCGGAACATGTCGGATGATTTTCGACAAGTCGGTCCAGATCAAACAGCTGACGGTGGTCGAGGCTCACGGCATCCTTTTGGTGCGGACCGACAGAGGGCGAGACAGCCGGATGCACGTCTTCCGTTTGTCCAGCTTCGAGTCGGACGCCTGCGGCTCGGAGCCGGCCGCTTTCAGCCGGCAACACATGAAGGATCAGCGACTGGAACGAACCAAAGGAACTCATCTCTACGCCGTTTCCAGACTGGGCGGATCTCATCTCCGGATG GCTGTCGCTGTAGGCAAAAAGATCCTTTTACTACAATGGCGTCATTCGGCTGCCTGGACGGCCTGGTGTCCGACCAGTGACACTGACACGGTCGAAGGCTTCCAGTATTTAAGA GAATTCCAGGTGAGCGAATCTCCGCTGGTTTTGACGTTGATTGATTCAGGCAATTGCTACTCGGCCGGCGGCCAAGGAGAGAATCAGATTTGCGTCGGCTATCGACACCAGTTCGATTTGATCAACGAGCGGACCAGCGAGACCAAGAGGTTCTACAACGTCGAAGGCAAATGGGCCCATCTGGTGGCGGCTATCGACGTCTACGAGGACGAAGAACCCGAATTGCTTCTCTGTTTCAata ATACGtgccattttcaaaagttggaTGAGACCAACGCTTCGAGCGAACACGATTTCCACTGGAATTCCGTGCCGGAAAGTATAG TCTGCGCGTTCCCGTACATTTTGGCCTTTACGGCCGACTCGATTGAAGTGCGGCTGGTCATCAATGGCAACCTGATCCAGGCCATGGTCATGCCACGCCTGTCGCTCATTACCTCCAAGAGTGACGTCTTTTTCGCCACAACGGCCCCCGAATTCTTCAGCCTGCGAGGTACACGCATGGATCACAAGGATTCGTCTCCGCCTTCGTCGCCTCACT CTTCGCCGGATGGCAAACCGTTCCGTCTCTATCGGATCCAGTTGAACAATCTCGGGGCTGGAACGGCCGGCAATTGCGCCGCGACGCCCGTGTCCACCACTCCGATTCCGGCTAGAAATCTCAATCGAAG gGATGATGTGTCGGCGTCGCCACCTCCGGCCAGTCGAGGTGGAATGTCGCGAATGGCCCGGCTCAACAGCCGCAAAGATTTGCGCATCCGGCTGGAGCAGCAAGGCGGTGGCGGAGGTCCAGGCAGTAATCCAGGAAGCCCCGGCACCAGTTCCAACAGTTCCCGAGGCGGAGCTGGAAGTGGGACGGGATTCAGCCGGAGCTGTACGGCGTCCCCGACGCCCGGCACGACGTCGCCCAACGCCCCGTCGTCGCCGCGCTCGTCGTCTTCCGGTTCGCCGAAAACGCGGCCGACCCAGGTCAACACTGGACTCGGCAGCCGCAAATTGAGCCTGATGGCCGAGGAGCTGGAAG tttttctTATCGTTCCAGGCTAA